CTTTAACATTGTTAATAGCTGCTTTATTTAAATCCGCATTCAACAAATCGCCGCCCGCTTCATAATACAAGTTCAGGAAAGGCTCTTGGAAATAAGGGGTATTCACCGCAAGCGCCTGCACATCGGGTACTTTGGCATGAATTTGGGCCAATGTTTTCTTGAATCCATCCGGCGTAAGATCGCCCAGTTTAGGCGTTCCATCGTCGTTCAACAGCTCCGCTTTTTTCAACAAGTCCTTGTTGTAATAAAACATATGGAAATGTGTATCTAACGGCACGGCATAAGGTTTGCCATCATAAGAGACACTTTTGATATTGGATTCCGAAATCTGTTTCAAATCAAATCCGACCTTTGTCGCTAGTTGGTCGACCGGTACGATTTGCTTCGCTTTTACGAACGGAGAAATGCGGTCAACGTGAGCCACGGCCACGTCAGGCCCTTTGGAGGAAGATAGAGCTGTGCTGAGCTTCGCATAATACTCATTGGATTCTAGGCGGAGCTGCTTGACAGTCACTTCCTTTTGAGAATCATTGTAGCCTTTAATAATTTGATCTACGAAATCGCCTTCGCCACCGCCAAACATATTCCAAAACGTAATTTCAACAGGACTGGTCGATTTGCTCTCTGCCGCTTTGGTTGTCTCTTTCGCTGTGGCACCCGTTGTATTGGTTGCGCTTTCTTTTGTGCTCGAGCAGCCTGAAACTACCAACGCAAGCGCAACACTTGCCGTTAGCATACTAGTTAACTTTTTTTTCATTGTCTTTACAACCCTCTCTCTTGCTGAATTATGATTTGCGAAAGCCTTTCCATAATCGTGTAAGGGCTTCCTTGGTTATTACTTTACATCGATTAGCGCTCCCCCTAAACCGATAAAAAAATTATCTTTGGGAACAAATTTAAGGTCTGTCCGAGACACGCATGTGCCAAAAGTAGACGATCTTAAGATAGGGTGTCAAAAGTAAGATTGAGTAGACTTCAGGTTGCAAAGCATGTGGGTCCAACATACTTAGCAGCAGGACACAGGTATTCTTTTCATTGGAGTTTGTCCAATGAAATCAGCCCTCAAAGGGCTGGGTGCAAGGTTGCATTGGAATTAATCCAATGGAACGAGCTTTCACTTCTTCCCTTCTAATAAAAAAAGACCGTCAGGGACTAATATGTCCTGACAGTCTTTTTGTCTATTTCAGCATGAATCAATTCACTTTGATATTATCAAAGCTCACACTATTGCCGAAGCCGCCGCGAACTCCAATCGTGCCGCTTGCATAAGCAGCATCATTGAAGCTGATCTTCGCTGTTGTCATATCGCCAACATATACTTTGATATTCCCGTTGTTCACAACGACCTTCATATGATACCAGGTATTCGTGGCGATCGGGGTGTTGACCAAGCTTAGCTGCGTCCAGCTGTTGTTGAAGCGTCCCAACCAGACTGAGCCTGTTGAATCAATACCCGCTCCATATCCGAGCAGGCTGTCGGCTCCCGTTGACGGATTCGTCACGTTGAAGATCAGGCTTCCCTGCCCGGCATTATTGAGCTTAATATCCCCTTCCAGCGTATAGTTGCGGCCAGACGGGTACGGCGTAAGAATCGATTTATCTGCGCTGCTCGATGTCAGATTGTACGTTCCGCTGCCCACGTTCCATGTTCCGCCAAAGCGAACCCAACCGTTATCGTTCGCAGCAAAGTCGTTGGTGTACGCCGTAGTCAGTGCGCCAAATCTGATTTGCACATTGTGCCCGCCAACACTGCGGTCTACGGAATCAATAAAAGCAATTTCATTGGATGCCGTCTGATAGATGGCTCCCCATAACGTGTTGCCAAAGGCTGGTGCATCATTATTGTACCAAGTATTTCCATAATCATTGCTCATGGATATCACATTCGAATTCGAACTAAGCACGAGCCTTCCATCCGTTAAGGAAATAAGGTAAGGTCCGCCATGCTGGTTCGTCGACACTTGCGTACCAATGCCGCTTGCCCATGTCTTGCCATCACTGCTTTTTTTGTAAAATATATTGCAGTTCTGCGTGCCGCATACTTCAAAAGATACGATGTACTGGCCATTCCCCATCTTCGTCCATACAGGCATGCCAGGACGTGCACCAGCATTGCCAGGATCCCACGCCACATAGATTTCGCTGCCCCAACTTGCGCCTCCGTTGGTAGAAATTTTCTCCGAAATAATTTGACTGTACGACGGATTCTCGGTAACGTGCTTCTCATTCGCATACATGACAGCCAATGAACCGTCATCTAATAATCCCATATGCGGTTCGTAGACCCCTTTGTCCGGATTGCCGAGAGAGCCTGGCGCACCGTTTTTTTCATCGATCGTACTCAAGTAGCTCCAGTTGCTTCCTCCGTTCGTGCTTTTGTACACTTTCAGTTGGTAAGACTCTTGCCAGCGAACAGAACGCATCGCAAGTAAAATATCGCCATTCGGCAGTTGGGCGAACTGGCCGTTATCCAAGTCCCGTCCATCCTCCCAAAGTGTCGCCGTTAAGCTCCATGTCCGGCAGTTGTCCGTACTGCGAAACACCTGCTGACGCGTACCTCCCCATGACACTTTGGTGTAACCATTGTTATCATAGATCGCCGCGACAGCAAGCCAGTCGCCATTAGCTAGTTTGATCATTCGCGGATATTCCGAGCCAAACGTACCAGGACTAATGCCCCTAGCATCCGTGCCACCATCGGTAAATGTGTTGATGTTCGTCACCGTTACTGTAGAACCCCAAGTAATCGGACCATTGGCGGCGAAGGCAGGAACTGCACCGATCATAATCAGGAGACTAACCATAGCTAACATGGCAGCTAAACTCTTTTTAAACATTTCATTTCCCTCCTAGATTAACAACATGAGTCGTACAAACGTGCTCCAATCAGCGGCCTCTAATCGTGTCCCTCCTTCCGACAGCCTAAATGTAAGGGCTTACTTTTTATATTGTAATGCCCCCTCCTCCGTCCC
Above is a genomic segment from Paenibacillus sp. HWE-109 containing:
- a CDS encoding ABC transporter substrate-binding protein, whose amino-acid sequence is MKKKLTSMLTASVALALVVSGCSSTKESATNTTGATAKETTKAAESKSTSPVEITFWNMFGGGEGDFVDQIIKGYNDSQKEVTVKQLRLESNEYYAKLSTALSSSKGPDVAVAHVDRISPFVKAKQIVPVDQLATKVGFDLKQISESNIKSVSYDGKPYAVPLDTHFHMFYYNKDLLKKAELLNDDGTPKLGDLTPDGFKKTLAQIHAKVPDVQALAVNTPYFQEPFLNLYYEAGGDLLNADLNKAAINNVKALNVLKFYMDLYNNKYSDLNDKTPWDSFHSGKAAFWFGGVWEAGLLLNDKALNIGAMPLPAIFGSQTHWASSHLLVVPSYVTPEKQEAAAKFMKYFSEIGGKTWGQAGHVPANSVVTNSDEYKKLPYRNFFIEAQKTVKFAPKTDKYTTIITTVSESLQNIIFSKQTPEEGLKMMEKQINDIIAN
- a CDS encoding family 16 glycoside hydrolase, translating into MFKKSLAAMLAMVSLLIMIGAVPAFAANGPITWGSTVTVTNINTFTDGGTDARGISPGTFGSEYPRMIKLANGDWLAVAAIYDNNGYTKVSWGGTRQQVFRSTDNCRTWSLTATLWEDGRDLDNGQFAQLPNGDILLAMRSVRWQESYQLKVYKSTNGGSNWSYLSTIDEKNGAPGSLGNPDKGVYEPHMGLLDDGSLAVMYANEKHVTENPSYSQIISEKISTNGGASWGSEIYVAWDPGNAGARPGMPVWTKMGNGQYIVSFEVCGTQNCNIFYKKSSDGKTWASGIGTQVSTNQHGGPYLISLTDGRLVLSSNSNVISMSNDYGNTWYNNDAPAFGNTLWGAIYQTASNEIAFIDSVDRSVGGHNVQIRFGALTTAYTNDFAANDNGWVRFGGTWNVGSGTYNLTSSSADKSILTPYPSGRNYTLEGDIKLNNAGQGSLIFNVTNPSTGADSLLGYGAGIDSTGSVWLGRFNNSWTQLSLVNTPIATNTWYHMKVVVNNGNIKVYVGDMTTAKISFNDAAYASGTIGVRGGFGNSVSFDNIKVN